One window of the Enterococcus sp. 4G2_DIV0659 genome contains the following:
- a CDS encoding glucosaminidase domain-containing protein gives MKKKTLSLLLASVLFSNVLPLTTFAEEVQQTPLESSEQAQEVEASTSESITEEAPSQETAPSTETTKDSQPTETTESSAETIPSENPTPEGVATPPTEVVQEEPLVNEVTIPVESASIHFEKNTTTEEFIARIGEQARSVGQENDLFASVMLAQAILESGSGGSELSQEPYNNLFGIKGDYEGQFVTFGTQEDDGSGNLYQVQAAFRKYPTIKESLEDYSKLLTDGIDGVPLIYQGTWKSLSDSYKNATEALTGTYATDILYGEKLNGLIETYNLTQYDHEKGEIVAGGDFEPYNNVNYDTGNSYAWGNCTQYVYNRITQLGGHVDLNMGNGQDWGSTGVLRGFEVSNTPKAGTAVSFAPGVLGADQTYGHVAFVEHVYEDGSILISEMNAQGLNVVSTRTILAEYVGMLTYVTPK, from the coding sequence ATGAAGAAAAAAACACTAAGTCTACTCTTAGCCAGCGTATTATTCAGCAACGTCTTGCCTTTAACGACCTTTGCGGAAGAAGTGCAACAGACACCGCTAGAATCTAGTGAACAGGCGCAAGAAGTAGAAGCAAGTACAAGTGAATCGATCACAGAAGAAGCGCCTAGTCAGGAAACCGCACCGTCTACAGAAACAACAAAAGACAGTCAACCGACAGAAACGACCGAATCAAGTGCTGAAACCATTCCTTCAGAAAACCCTACACCTGAAGGAGTGGCAACACCGCCAACTGAAGTTGTTCAGGAAGAACCACTAGTAAACGAAGTGACCATTCCCGTGGAATCAGCTTCTATTCATTTTGAAAAAAATACGACCACAGAAGAATTTATCGCTCGTATTGGTGAGCAAGCTCGTTCTGTAGGGCAAGAAAACGACCTATTCGCTTCGGTTATGCTCGCCCAGGCAATCCTTGAATCAGGATCAGGTGGTAGCGAGTTATCCCAGGAACCTTACAACAATTTATTCGGTATCAAAGGTGATTACGAAGGGCAATTCGTAACGTTTGGCACGCAAGAAGACGACGGATCAGGAAACCTATATCAAGTTCAAGCAGCATTTAGAAAATATCCGACTATCAAAGAGTCTCTGGAGGACTATTCTAAGCTTCTTACAGACGGAATAGACGGTGTGCCATTGATTTATCAAGGTACATGGAAAAGCCTTTCAGATAGCTATAAAAATGCTACAGAAGCACTAACAGGAACGTATGCGACCGATATTCTTTATGGTGAGAAATTAAATGGGTTGATCGAGACATACAACCTCACACAGTACGACCATGAAAAAGGTGAAATCGTCGCTGGTGGTGATTTTGAACCATATAACAATGTCAATTATGATACAGGAAATAGTTATGCCTGGGGGAATTGCACACAATACGTTTACAACCGCATTACTCAACTAGGTGGCCATGTAGATCTGAATATGGGTAACGGTCAAGATTGGGGCAGCACAGGTGTTTTAAGAGGGTTTGAAGTGTCTAATACACCCAAAGCCGGCACAGCTGTTTCATTTGCACCAGGGGTTTTAGGTGCAGATCAAACTTACGGACATGTTGCATTTGTAGAACACGTTTATGAAGACGGTTCTATTCTGATTTCTGAAATGAATGCACAGGGTTTAAATGTTGTTTCTACACGTACAATCTTAGCGGAGTATGTGGGTATGCTGACGTATGTTACACCAAAGTAA
- a CDS encoding CHAP domain-containing protein, producing MKKAKWGCMLFPIILLLGVLFFLIVLVGGEPKSESGCIQSNWDNPDDGKTVPASIEEFVKSHREAYILSWKAGGFLPSASIAQTMVENGFNFTNPSGTSFWQAHNMGGVKTSRKEDFPITLGVFGEDSVDITGTKPGTNVGDNTGGAYTWFKDYNAGIVGKAEFMAHQTLYTRAINNTDGVSALTAIFEGGWATDPSYLMKLLATYSSLGTQFQWLDKEAILKYGSTPYQGKNDLDEGTVNVPKGEESDSSDCVKTSDTAGQVTGENSAPTLEVPKEYQGKLTLPPPDSKDYSGNSYPFGECTWGAYNRMAQIGNRIEWFSGDSGHGGAWGASARSAGYTVVKGEPKVGWAACFQGGVAGSLPPYGHIAVVEYVNSDGSILVSETNVINMGSGTRSWRVLDKGIVSQLEFIQGKGG from the coding sequence ATGAAAAAAGCAAAATGGGGCTGTATGTTGTTTCCAATAATTTTGCTGTTGGGTGTTCTTTTTTTTCTTATCGTGCTTGTTGGTGGTGAGCCAAAAAGTGAATCTGGTTGTATTCAATCAAATTGGGACAATCCAGACGATGGAAAAACAGTACCAGCTTCCATAGAAGAATTTGTAAAAAGTCATAGGGAAGCCTATATTCTATCCTGGAAAGCAGGTGGCTTTTTACCTTCTGCAAGTATCGCTCAAACAATGGTTGAAAATGGGTTTAATTTTACGAATCCTTCAGGAACTTCATTTTGGCAGGCACACAATATGGGCGGTGTGAAAACGTCCAGAAAGGAAGATTTTCCAATTACATTAGGTGTTTTTGGAGAAGATTCTGTCGATATTACTGGAACAAAGCCAGGTACTAACGTTGGAGATAACACAGGTGGTGCTTACACATGGTTTAAAGACTACAATGCAGGCATTGTGGGAAAAGCGGAATTTATGGCACACCAAACTCTCTATACTAGAGCTATAAACAACACTGATGGTGTTAGTGCTTTGACTGCTATTTTCGAGGGAGGTTGGGCAACTGATCCATCATATCTTATGAAGCTTCTTGCAACATACAGCAGTTTAGGAACTCAATTTCAATGGTTGGACAAAGAAGCAATCTTAAAGTATGGGTCAACACCCTATCAAGGGAAAAATGATCTTGATGAAGGCACTGTAAACGTTCCAAAAGGTGAAGAGAGCGATTCTTCAGATTGTGTTAAAACGTCAGATACAGCAGGGCAAGTAACAGGTGAAAATTCAGCGCCTACGTTGGAAGTACCAAAAGAATATCAAGGAAAATTGACACTACCACCACCGGATAGCAAAGATTATTCAGGTAATAGTTATCCATTTGGCGAGTGTACTTGGGGTGCATACAACAGAATGGCTCAAATCGGCAATCGTATTGAATGGTTTTCAGGTGATAGTGGACATGGTGGTGCATGGGGGGCAAGTGCTCGTTCGGCTGGTTATACTGTTGTCAAAGGTGAACCAAAAGTCGGTTGGGCAGCTTGTTTTCAAGGTGGTGTCGCTGGATCACTTCCACCTTATGGACACATTGCAGTTGTCGAATACGTCAATTCTGATGGCAGTATTCTAGTGAGCGAAACGAATGTAATCAACATGGGTTCAGGTACTCGATCATGGAGAGTGCTAGACAAAGGTATTGTTTCTCAACTTGAATTTATCCAAGGAAAGGGAGGATAA
- a CDS encoding LPXTG cell wall anchor domain-containing protein has translation MKKLIVIGLCGTVLLATNSGLVAEASEQDQEATQENVQQIPYVSLEHAVTFDDVIDPGEPVDPTEPVDPTDPVDPIDPTEPVEPTEPTEPTEPTEPTEPTEPTEPTEPTEPTEPTEPEKPTEPTEPEKPTKPTEPEKPVKPTQPTESVKPVEPIDTTPSPQQPVHTEGGQTIIGVDNGNPIIQEADGTTKTVTPESIGATKQADGSLLLKDSSGKTKVLPKMGEIDRAMLSVSGGLLATLASIFLARRKRS, from the coding sequence ATGAAAAAACTTATTGTAATTGGACTATGTGGAACAGTATTACTTGCTACAAATTCAGGATTGGTAGCGGAAGCAAGCGAGCAAGATCAGGAAGCAACACAAGAAAATGTACAACAAATTCCGTATGTATCATTGGAGCATGCGGTGACTTTTGATGATGTTATTGATCCAGGTGAGCCGGTAGATCCGACCGAACCAGTAGATCCTACTGATCCTGTTGATCCAATAGATCCAACGGAACCAGTAGAGCCAACAGAGCCAACAGAGCCAACAGAGCCAACAGAGCCGACAGAGCCAACAGAGCCAACAGAACCGACAGAGCCTACAGAACCAACGGAACCGACAGAACCAGAAAAACCAACGGAACCGACAGAACCAGAAAAACCAACGAAACCAACGGAACCTGAGAAGCCAGTAAAGCCAACACAGCCTACAGAATCTGTAAAACCAGTAGAACCAATTGACACAACACCAAGTCCACAACAACCAGTTCACACAGAAGGTGGCCAAACGATTATCGGTGTAGATAATGGAAATCCAATCATACAAGAAGCAGACGGAACAACTAAAACCGTTACACCAGAATCGATTGGGGCAACGAAACAAGCAGACGGATCACTTTTACTAAAAGATTCTTCAGGAAAAACAAAAGTTTTGCCAAAAATGGGTGAAATTGATCGTGCAATGCTATCTGTTTCAGGTGGCTTACTAGCAACACTAGCAAGCATTTTCCTAGCAAGAAGAAAAAGAAGCTAA
- a CDS encoding conjugal transfer protein has translation MNEKPYFNPSALKGKPLKKASKFKKKKGNYEKNPVRMLIWGAILAFILSGLLAVKNSNTAIKEVHTYKERISKLESTLEKVSQQQLLNLPETNAALKRFLTLYFTIPIERSKQDERERSLQGYNNSLSFRLVNQPKESQVVSILENYGYQERNGVTEATFYLKTKAENGQENESFVTVRFSQSKKGYTIHSLPNQLAYAPEKWIAHDKAKTTAVPNQPLDDKKAVSEVKTFVVQFLKEYQENNQENLRYLMKDVQGLPKGWTIHSKELAIYGESKNPVVTTTLQLTQEKTDIVLSETIQLHLTTTEDGKYFINEMTYE, from the coding sequence ATGAATGAGAAACCCTATTTCAATCCGAGCGCCTTGAAAGGAAAACCGCTTAAAAAAGCGAGTAAATTCAAAAAGAAAAAGGGCAACTATGAAAAAAATCCCGTCCGTATGTTGATATGGGGAGCGATCCTTGCCTTTATTTTGAGTGGATTGTTAGCGGTAAAGAATTCAAACACCGCTATTAAGGAAGTACACACCTACAAAGAGCGTATCAGCAAGCTAGAATCAACTCTAGAAAAGGTAAGCCAGCAACAGCTGTTAAACCTTCCGGAGACGAACGCTGCATTAAAACGATTCTTAACGTTGTATTTTACTATTCCGATTGAACGAAGTAAACAGGACGAACGAGAACGTAGCCTTCAGGGCTATAACAACTCGTTAAGCTTTCGTTTAGTTAATCAGCCAAAAGAAAGTCAAGTTGTTTCAATATTAGAGAATTACGGGTATCAGGAACGTAACGGGGTTACAGAAGCCACTTTTTATTTAAAAACAAAAGCCGAAAACGGACAGGAAAACGAATCATTTGTTACTGTCCGTTTTTCGCAGTCTAAAAAAGGGTACACAATCCATTCGCTACCTAATCAGTTAGCCTATGCTCCAGAAAAATGGATCGCACATGATAAAGCAAAAACAACAGCTGTACCGAACCAACCTCTGGATGATAAAAAGGCTGTATCAGAAGTGAAAACCTTTGTTGTACAGTTCTTGAAAGAGTATCAAGAAAACAATCAGGAAAACTTACGTTACTTAATGAAGGACGTACAGGGGTTACCGAAAGGCTGGACAATCCACTCTAAAGAGTTAGCGATTTACGGAGAAAGTAAAAATCCAGTTGTTACAACGACCCTACAGCTGACACAAGAAAAAACAGACATTGTGTTGAGTGAGACAATCCAGCTACATTTAACAACCACGGAAGACGGAAAATATTTCATAAACGAAATGACATACGAATAG
- a CDS encoding TcpE family conjugal transfer membrane protein: protein MALTKDQRKTVTYTSLMTAPVAIRVSIPSMKAGKKKITLPWLINFRSLTIYGICFVVIRYLFGSIIQFAGNLLSLADIALSLVLPYLLMRLVLATNTDGKPIERYLLDTVFFFFKAILPNKEVYKGNYQKKQKDTVVYITKKGGYL, encoded by the coding sequence ATGGCACTTACAAAAGACCAACGAAAAACCGTTACTTACACCAGCCTTATGACTGCACCAGTTGCGATTCGAGTGAGCATACCAAGCATGAAAGCTGGAAAAAAGAAGATTACGCTACCCTGGTTAATTAACTTTCGATCTTTGACAATCTACGGGATTTGTTTTGTAGTGATACGATATCTTTTTGGATCGATCATTCAATTTGCAGGGAACTTATTATCTTTAGCTGATATTGCATTGTCTTTGGTTTTACCTTATTTACTAATGAGACTTGTTTTAGCAACCAACACAGACGGAAAACCTATCGAGCGTTATTTGCTCGATACGGTTTTCTTCTTTTTTAAGGCAATTTTACCAAACAAAGAAGTATACAAAGGGAACTACCAGAAAAAGCAAAAAGATACCGTCGTTTATATAACGAAGAAAGGAGGGTATTTATGA
- a CDS encoding ATP-binding protein: MSVFSELSLAKIIAKIRPKKVVKFQFPVNHYYDNLLLTPKNDVWAYYRIGNTDLNLQDSEKVEDHKYNFRHTMEEIGKKYKGFDLSLYPLDLEMQEQFEELEPDFNQETPDVSEYYTEKLIQTFEAMYGHLNRPRFVLGVRIREYNHVTSRFESVTGGLEEVKETIFDALGGTSKDKDEELKKFKSKEEELFQELSSLKASRMTTEETAYQLKFNFLRNSKHNRFDEQRTQSIDEITEAILTPNERKGVMGIETEYGKHYVSFLPISKLPDYTLYSRLYYRAQSFPFGCEFHVKGKGLPSNGLMGVRTSVTNKKKNFKVDVKETMSLGDKASVNLAKNMKKTELIEEDLDEELTIYQWLGCFAVYGDTAQECVQRSRLVRKYFRKLDIRVEAPLSDQLQLFQALTQGEIKGTKYWQQTTNIYGISEFLFGVTNELGNRVGFPIGIQTEGNRVISREKAVKSSRKLVRLNFMATNQNVAGSSSSPHIHITGITGGGKTFLMLLMFYITNLFNIQSMFFDPKVKLKEIRDVLLNDEEFIKKYPYFAKMWHNFRFITLSIKDKSNYGILDPIVFLPPNEAKEVAEGILYQIYDIDKNDDIRLEVVDMLNTLIEERSKGKKVGLRHLIDRLKVNEIPEVRKFAQILAQEVQNSLLELAFSDGSSSKIQFDKRSVVLSVEGLTLPEPTKSQQDYEKHEKKSLAIMLCVGKYIELFGRVDDTAYTYEFFDEAWTMTRSAIGKKIINRIKKVGRSQCNACVFGTQSVADIHTDDTQGQVGLLFAFDEDSERPEILKEIGMEVTPSNIELLKNLQQGQCIMRDPYQRTGKLTVHSWFPEWTMANKTVDRTASGNMEEKYAS; this comes from the coding sequence ATGAGTGTATTTTCCGAGCTATCACTAGCTAAAATTATAGCTAAAATACGGCCAAAGAAAGTAGTAAAATTTCAGTTTCCAGTCAATCACTACTACGATAATCTATTATTAACTCCTAAAAACGACGTATGGGCTTATTATCGCATTGGTAATACAGATTTGAATTTGCAGGATTCAGAAAAGGTAGAGGACCACAAATACAATTTTAGGCACACAATGGAAGAAATCGGGAAAAAATACAAGGGGTTTGATTTATCGCTTTATCCTTTAGACCTTGAAATGCAAGAGCAGTTCGAGGAATTAGAACCAGATTTTAATCAAGAAACCCCTGATGTTTCAGAATATTACACCGAAAAACTAATACAAACATTTGAAGCGATGTACGGTCATTTGAACCGTCCACGCTTTGTTTTAGGGGTACGGATACGAGAATACAATCATGTTACTTCTCGATTTGAGAGTGTTACAGGTGGCTTAGAGGAAGTCAAAGAAACAATTTTTGATGCTTTGGGTGGAACATCTAAAGATAAGGACGAAGAACTAAAGAAGTTTAAGTCCAAAGAAGAAGAACTGTTTCAAGAGTTGAGTTCCTTAAAAGCTAGTCGAATGACAACAGAAGAAACGGCGTATCAACTGAAGTTCAATTTCTTACGAAATAGTAAACATAATCGTTTTGACGAGCAACGCACACAATCAATCGACGAGATTACAGAAGCGATTTTAACACCAAATGAGCGAAAGGGTGTTATGGGGATTGAAACCGAATATGGCAAGCATTACGTCAGTTTTCTACCCATTTCTAAATTGCCAGACTATACATTATATAGCCGTCTCTACTATAGAGCGCAAAGCTTCCCTTTTGGATGTGAGTTTCATGTAAAGGGCAAAGGATTACCTAGTAATGGCTTAATGGGCGTTCGTACGTCTGTAACCAATAAAAAGAAAAACTTCAAAGTTGATGTGAAAGAAACAATGAGCTTAGGTGACAAAGCAAGTGTAAACTTAGCTAAAAATATGAAGAAAACAGAACTAATCGAAGAAGATCTTGACGAAGAATTAACCATTTACCAATGGTTAGGTTGTTTTGCTGTTTACGGTGATACAGCCCAGGAATGCGTACAGCGTTCACGCCTGGTTCGTAAATACTTTAGAAAACTAGATATACGTGTAGAAGCACCATTAAGCGATCAGCTTCAGTTATTCCAAGCGTTGACACAAGGAGAAATCAAAGGAACGAAATATTGGCAGCAAACAACCAATATTTACGGTATTTCAGAATTTCTATTTGGGGTAACAAATGAACTAGGGAATCGAGTAGGGTTTCCTATCGGAATTCAGACTGAAGGAAACAGAGTTATTTCGAGAGAAAAGGCTGTAAAATCGTCAAGAAAACTCGTTCGGTTAAATTTCATGGCAACGAATCAAAACGTTGCAGGATCGTCTTCTAGCCCACATATTCATATCACAGGAATTACTGGTGGGGGAAAGACGTTCCTCATGCTGCTTATGTTCTACATTACTAATTTGTTCAATATACAGTCCATGTTTTTTGATCCAAAAGTAAAGCTGAAGGAAATAAGAGACGTTTTACTGAATGACGAGGAATTTATAAAAAAATATCCTTATTTTGCTAAAATGTGGCACAATTTCCGATTTATCACGCTAAGTATCAAAGATAAAAGCAACTATGGAATCCTTGATCCAATCGTTTTTTTACCACCCAATGAAGCGAAAGAAGTAGCTGAAGGAATCTTGTACCAAATTTATGATATTGATAAAAATGACGATATCCGCCTAGAAGTAGTAGATATGCTGAACACGTTAATTGAAGAACGCAGCAAAGGTAAAAAAGTTGGACTACGCCATTTAATCGATCGTTTGAAAGTAAACGAAATTCCTGAAGTAAGGAAGTTTGCTCAAATATTAGCTCAAGAAGTCCAAAATTCATTATTAGAGTTGGCTTTTAGTGATGGAAGTAGTAGTAAGATTCAATTTGACAAACGATCTGTCGTGTTGTCTGTTGAAGGACTAACCCTACCAGAACCAACGAAAAGCCAACAGGATTACGAGAAACACGAGAAAAAGAGTCTAGCGATTATGCTTTGTGTTGGTAAATACATTGAACTTTTCGGACGAGTAGACGACACAGCCTACACTTACGAATTTTTCGATGAAGCCTGGACAATGACTCGAAGTGCAATAGGTAAAAAAATCATTAACCGAATTAAGAAGGTTGGCCGTTCACAGTGTAATGCGTGTGTGTTTGGTACGCAGTCAGTTGCGGATATTCACACGGACGATACACAAGGGCAAGTCGGACTATTATTTGCTTTTGATGAAGATTCTGAACGTCCAGAGATCCTAAAAGAGATTGGAATGGAAGTCACACCATCAAATATTGAACTACTTAAAAACTTGCAACAAGGGCAATGTATCATGAGAGATCCATATCAGCGTACTGGTAAATTAACGGTTCACAGCTGGTTCCCAGAGTGGACAATGGCCAATAAAACAGTTGATCGCACAGCAAGTGGAAATATGGAAGAAAAATACGCATCGTAG
- a CDS encoding CD3337/EF1877 family mobilome membrane protein: MKKRTVVIGLLVCLIVFFGLGVTLAVADGIKIETISDLISSRYPLENYRSYSLSKSGFLSLMTGGPYVQALAGMGNFLFEVTKFIWEFFDYAVKELYTMNLLDKLNDIIGSLTGNMWENFKTNYVGLILIFSILYIGRTFILESPKTAVLQFAKIFLVLIVSGIWFPRSNEYMSRMNDYSFLIQAEIISVAGQSDETSALSPTTEKDGHAVVDAKTSNERATNVIRNELFKQVVYNPFLLLNYRTTEKDKINDLYKDIKNEDIPKGNDGEYLLSKDFGNLDDDTKIKRMEELSETNKTLTSDSVEYKLIISLISVAGVFLYGIPITVISGLNLILQLLAVVYSYILPIIALISLIPKYNNALLSNLMNIAKIFMGKGFIGLLVLLFSLVNLTIDLLIPPSDVISAVMNTFVKGIIYWLAWKYKDKIVRAVVNALTQRNGSNNFNFDMKQFNEGMNDFANGEMTPSLDLAKNVDDMQDLAIDVGLNAATSGMYGAASEVADASEVVGDIEDQEVPAQGNNENEVEGEFTEIPDGEMTTIPNDSTIGVEDIDVGIPEVGDLGLDVVTSAEDGTTGEEGVTGDAHRRDQSQADDGQPGSSQTSGNTDPAQLIAQQIQILHSQPINQTFNHQENNQEANIENNMNNYRIEKHTHKNEFQQKLRVLRSA; the protein is encoded by the coding sequence ATGAAAAAAAGAACCGTAGTTATTGGCTTACTGGTTTGTCTCATTGTTTTTTTTGGTCTAGGTGTTACGCTTGCTGTAGCTGATGGGATTAAGATTGAAACAATCAGTGATCTTATTAGTTCTCGTTATCCTTTGGAAAATTACCGCAGCTACAGTCTTTCAAAAAGTGGGTTTCTATCTTTAATGACAGGAGGTCCTTATGTACAAGCTTTGGCTGGTATGGGAAATTTTCTCTTTGAAGTCACAAAATTTATCTGGGAGTTTTTTGATTATGCAGTAAAAGAACTGTATACCATGAATTTACTAGACAAATTAAATGATATAATCGGCAGCTTAACAGGGAATATGTGGGAAAATTTTAAAACAAACTATGTAGGTTTGATCCTAATATTTTCAATTTTGTATATTGGACGTACCTTTATCTTAGAAAGTCCTAAAACAGCAGTTCTACAGTTTGCAAAGATTTTTCTTGTATTGATTGTTTCAGGAATTTGGTTTCCGAGAAGCAACGAATACATGTCAAGAATGAATGATTATTCGTTCTTGATCCAGGCTGAAATTATTTCAGTTGCTGGACAATCAGACGAAACCAGCGCTTTATCGCCCACGACTGAAAAAGACGGCCATGCGGTCGTCGATGCTAAAACGAGCAATGAGCGAGCAACGAACGTTATACGTAATGAGTTGTTCAAGCAAGTAGTATACAATCCGTTTCTACTTCTGAATTATCGAACAACTGAAAAAGATAAAATCAATGATTTATACAAGGATATTAAAAATGAAGATATTCCGAAAGGTAACGATGGAGAGTATCTGTTAAGTAAAGATTTTGGAAATCTTGACGATGATACAAAGATCAAACGCATGGAGGAACTGTCAGAAACAAACAAGACATTGACCAGTGATTCAGTAGAATACAAACTAATTATTTCCTTAATTTCTGTTGCTGGTGTGTTCCTCTACGGAATACCGATCACAGTTATTTCAGGACTTAATTTGATCTTGCAGCTGCTTGCAGTGGTCTACAGCTACATTCTTCCAATAATTGCGTTAATAAGCTTAATTCCTAAGTACAACAATGCTTTATTAAGTAATTTGATGAATATTGCTAAAATATTCATGGGAAAAGGATTCATAGGCCTGTTAGTATTGTTGTTTTCGTTGGTGAACTTGACAATAGATTTGCTTATTCCACCGTCCGATGTTATTTCAGCTGTCATGAATACATTCGTGAAAGGGATCATTTATTGGTTAGCATGGAAATACAAAGATAAGATTGTACGTGCTGTTGTTAATGCATTAACCCAACGTAATGGTTCTAACAACTTCAATTTTGATATGAAGCAGTTTAACGAAGGAATGAACGATTTTGCCAATGGTGAAATGACACCATCGTTAGATCTTGCCAAAAATGTTGATGACATGCAGGACTTAGCTATAGACGTAGGTTTGAATGCGGCAACAAGCGGTATGTATGGTGCTGCTTCAGAAGTAGCAGATGCTAGTGAGGTAGTAGGAGATATTGAGGATCAAGAAGTTCCAGCCCAAGGAAATAATGAGAATGAGGTAGAAGGTGAATTTACTGAAATACCTGATGGAGAAATGACCACTATTCCAAACGATTCTACAATTGGAGTAGAGGACATAGACGTGGGAATTCCTGAAGTTGGCGACTTAGGATTGGACGTTGTGACTTCAGCTGAAGACGGAACAACTGGAGAAGAAGGTGTGACAGGTGATGCACATAGGCGTGACCAGTCACAAGCTGATGATGGACAACCTGGAAGCAGTCAGACGAGCGGAAATACAGATCCTGCTCAGCTTATCGCTCAACAAATTCAAATCCTTCACAGCCAACCAATTAACCAAACATTCAATCACCAAGAAAATAATCAAGAAGCAAATATCGAGAACAACATGAACAACTATCGTATCGAGAAACACACACACAAGAACGAGTTTCAACAGAAGTTACGTGTGTTAAGAAGTGCATAA
- a CDS encoding winged helix-turn-helix domain-containing protein, with protein MCDRYTATEIAEKLDIHINTAYKHLKRLDIKGTKEGNKKYYSLADFETVQMAVLDNAAAPKKEESEEKHEVTLSEPNNQIIHEAVTSALNQQKKVYENERIQELEQLLSEALEREQKLEQLLHQQQHLHLNNQKEQTKEVSETVEEAPVKQLPPLIIDESLFENDEEATRTSWWHFWKK; from the coding sequence GTGTGTGATCGTTATACCGCAACAGAAATCGCAGAAAAATTAGACATTCACATAAATACTGCATACAAACATTTGAAGCGATTAGACATAAAAGGAACAAAAGAAGGGAACAAAAAATATTATTCTTTAGCTGATTTTGAAACAGTGCAAATGGCCGTCTTAGATAATGCTGCTGCACCTAAAAAAGAAGAATCTGAAGAAAAGCACGAGGTTACTTTGAGTGAACCGAACAATCAGATCATTCATGAAGCAGTGACTTCAGCACTTAATCAACAAAAAAAAGTATATGAAAATGAACGTATTCAGGAACTAGAACAACTACTTAGTGAAGCACTGGAAAGAGAGCAGAAGCTGGAGCAACTATTACACCAGCAGCAACATTTACATTTAAACAATCAAAAAGAGCAAACAAAAGAAGTAAGTGAGACGGTAGAAGAAGCACCAGTAAAACAGCTGCCGCCTTTGATTATTGATGAATCACTATTTGAAAATGACGAGGAAGCCACCAGAACATCGTGGTGGCACTTTTGGAAAAAATAA
- a CDS encoding replication-relaxation family protein, whose translation MKETDKTYQLLQLLDRYGIMTRIQIIDRLTITEKNLRLSLQKLEKLGFIKTFKETSKYAHYITTKGSEYIGLLNFGYVQGDKQPNLATLRHNLMMNDAIVESIQLLRKTYPDNELMIVTEREILAEKYLDLNQQYRGKWLRREKAVVRHKIPDFYLLITIDDEILRISYELELTRKSRHALETKLRWYADQKKHGWITQVCYVYDDERISDYVAVNASKLNLSIQFYRMGSIQTRSKGD comes from the coding sequence ATGAAAGAAACAGACAAAACGTATCAACTATTGCAGTTGTTAGATCGATACGGAATTATGACACGTATACAAATAATCGATCGCCTAACGATCACTGAAAAAAATTTACGGTTATCATTGCAAAAATTAGAAAAATTAGGATTTATCAAAACATTTAAAGAGACGTCCAAATATGCCCACTATATCACCACCAAAGGCAGTGAGTATATAGGCTTGTTGAATTTTGGATATGTCCAGGGCGATAAGCAACCAAATCTAGCTACATTGCGGCATAACCTCATGATGAACGATGCAATAGTTGAAAGCATTCAACTTTTGCGGAAAACATATCCAGACAATGAATTGATGATCGTAACAGAACGTGAAATTTTAGCTGAAAAGTATTTAGATTTAAATCAGCAATATAGGGGCAAGTGGTTAAGACGGGAAAAAGCTGTTGTACGTCATAAAATACCAGATTTTTATTTGTTGATTACGATTGATGATGAAATACTACGCATTTCATACGAATTAGAATTAACCCGAAAATCACGTCATGCCCTGGAAACAAAATTAAGATGGTATGCAGATCAAAAAAAACATGGCTGGATCACACAAGTTTGTTACGTGTATGATGATGAGCGTATTTCTGATTATGTCGCAGTCAACGCAAGCAAATTAAATCTATCCATTCAATTCTACAGGATGGGAAGCATTCAGACCAGAAGTAAGGGAGATTGA